A genome region from Pseudomonas sp. S06B 330 includes the following:
- the gltB gene encoding glutamate synthase large subunit, translating into MKTGLYHPEEFKDNCGFGLIAHMTGEPSHHLLQTAMQALTCMTHRGGINADGKTGDGCGLLMQKPDQFLRAVALEQFGCELDKQYAVGMVFFNQDNAKAQAARENMNREILAAGLQLVGWRKVPIDTSVLGRLALERLPQIEQVFVGGAGLSDQEFAIKLFSARRRSSVANAADTDHYICSFSHKTIIYKGLMMPADLVAFYPDLGDERLQTAICVFHQRFSTNTLPKWPLAQPFRFLAHNGEINTITGNRNWAQARRTKFANDLIPDLEELGPLVNRVGSDSSSMDNMLELMVTGGIDLFRGVRMIIPPAWQNVETMDADLRAFYEYNSMHMEAWDGPAGVVLTEGRHAVCLLDRNGLRPARWVTTKNGYITLASEIGVWDYKPEDVIAKGRVGPGQIFAVDTETGQILDTDAIDNRLKSRHPYKRWLRQNALRIQADLSDDQGVASYDSDQLKQYMKMFQVTFEERDQVLRPLGEQGQEAVGSMGDDTPMAILSQRVRSTYDYFRQQFAQVTNPPIDPLREAIVMSLEICLGAERNIFQESPEHASRVILSSPVISPAKWRSLMNLDRPGFERQVIDLNYEQSIGLEAAVRNIADQAEEAVRSGKTQLVLSDRHIAPGKLPAHASLAVGAVHHRLTELGLRCDSNILVETATARDPHHYAVLIGFGASAVYPYLAYEVLADLIRTGEVLGDLDEVFKYYRKGISKGLLKILSKMGISTIGSYRGAQLFEAVGLSEEVVGLSFRGVASRLKGARFVDIENEQKLLAAEAWSPRKPIQQGGLLKFVHGGEYHAYNPDVVNTLQAAVQQGDYAKFKEYTALVDTRPVSMIRDLLKVKVAEQPLTLEEVEPLEAILKRFDSAGISLGALSPEAHEALAEAMNRLGARSNSGEGGEDPARYGTIRSSKIKQVATGRFGVTPEYLVNAEVLQIKVAQGAKPGEGGQLPGGKVNGLIAKLRYAVPGVTLISPPPHHDIYSIEDLSQLIFDLKQVNPQALVSVKLVAEAGVGTIAAGVAKAYADLITISGYDGGTGASPLTSIKYAGAPWELGLAETHQTLRGNDLRGKVRVQTDGGLKTGLDVIKAAILGAESFGFGTAPMIALGCKYLRICHLNNCATGVATQNDKLRKDHYIGTVDMVVNFFTYVAEETREWLAKLGVRSLGELIGRTDLLEMLPGETEKQKHLDLSPLLGSPHVPADKPQFCEVDRNPPFDKGVLAEKMVDMALPAIRDMSGAEFDLDICNCDRSIGARISGEIARLHGNQGMAKAPITFRFKGTAGQSFGVWNAGGLNMYLEGDANDYVGKGMTGGKLVIVPPAGSPFATQHSAIVGNTCLYGATGGKLFAAGTAGERFAVRNSGAHAIVEGTGDHCCEYMTGGFVCVLGKTGYNFGSGMTGGFAYVLDMDNSFVDKLNHELVEIQRISGEAMEAYRSHLSRVLGEYVEETGSEWGRELWENLDDYVRRFWLVKPKAANLKNLLSSTRANPQ; encoded by the coding sequence CCTCGCGGCTGGCCTGCAACTGGTGGGCTGGCGCAAGGTGCCGATCGACACCAGCGTCCTCGGCCGTTTGGCCCTGGAGCGCCTGCCACAGATCGAGCAGGTGTTCGTTGGCGGTGCAGGCCTGAGCGATCAGGAATTCGCCATCAAGCTGTTCAGCGCCCGTCGTCGCTCGTCCGTGGCCAACGCCGCCGACACCGACCACTACATCTGCAGCTTTTCGCACAAAACCATCATCTACAAAGGCCTGATGATGCCGGCGGACCTCGTCGCCTTCTATCCAGACCTCGGTGATGAGCGCCTGCAGACCGCTATTTGCGTGTTCCACCAGCGTTTCTCCACCAACACCCTGCCGAAATGGCCGCTGGCGCAGCCCTTCCGCTTTCTCGCCCACAACGGCGAGATCAACACCATTACCGGTAACCGCAACTGGGCCCAGGCCCGCCGTACCAAGTTCGCCAACGACCTGATTCCGGACCTGGAAGAGCTCGGCCCGCTGGTTAACCGTGTTGGTTCCGACTCCTCGAGCATGGACAACATGCTCGAGCTGATGGTTACCGGTGGCATCGACCTGTTCCGCGGCGTGCGCATGATCATTCCGCCTGCGTGGCAGAACGTCGAGACCATGGACGCCGACCTGCGTGCCTTCTACGAATACAACTCCATGCACATGGAAGCGTGGGACGGCCCTGCCGGCGTAGTACTGACTGAGGGTCGTCACGCGGTCTGCCTGCTTGACCGTAACGGTCTGCGTCCGGCGCGCTGGGTCACCACCAAGAACGGCTATATCACCCTGGCGTCGGAAATCGGCGTGTGGGACTACAAGCCTGAAGACGTCATCGCCAAGGGCCGGGTCGGCCCAGGCCAGATCTTTGCCGTGGACACCGAAACCGGTCAGATCCTCGACACCGATGCCATCGACAACCGCCTCAAGTCGCGCCACCCGTACAAGCGCTGGTTGCGCCAGAACGCCCTGCGTATCCAGGCCGACTTGAGCGATGATCAAGGCGTGGCCAGCTACGACAGCGACCAGCTCAAGCAATACATGAAGATGTTCCAGGTCACCTTCGAAGAGCGTGACCAGGTGCTGCGCCCGCTGGGTGAGCAAGGCCAGGAAGCTGTGGGCTCGATGGGCGATGACACGCCGATGGCGATCCTGTCGCAGCGCGTACGCTCCACCTACGACTACTTCCGCCAGCAGTTCGCGCAGGTTACCAACCCGCCGATCGACCCGCTGCGCGAAGCGATCGTGATGTCGCTGGAGATCTGCCTGGGTGCCGAGCGCAACATTTTCCAGGAATCCCCTGAGCACGCCTCGCGAGTGATCCTCAGCTCGCCGGTGATCTCGCCAGCCAAGTGGCGTTCGCTGATGAACCTCGACCGCCCGGGCTTCGAACGCCAGGTGATCGATCTCAACTACGAGCAGAGCATTGGCCTTGAAGCGGCCGTGCGCAACATCGCCGACCAGGCTGAAGAAGCCGTGCGCAGTGGCAAGACTCAGTTGGTGCTCAGCGACCGTCACATTGCCCCAGGCAAGCTGCCGGCACACGCCTCCCTGGCCGTGGGTGCAGTGCATCACCGCCTGACCGAGTTGGGCCTGCGTTGCGACAGCAACATCCTGGTAGAGACGGCCACGGCCCGCGACCCGCACCACTATGCAGTGCTGATCGGCTTCGGTGCCTCGGCGGTCTACCCGTACCTGGCCTACGAAGTGCTGGCTGACCTGATCCGTACCGGTGAAGTACTGGGCGACCTCGACGAGGTGTTCAAGTACTACCGTAAAGGCATCTCCAAGGGCTTGCTGAAGATCCTCTCGAAGATGGGTATCTCGACCATTGGTTCCTACCGTGGTGCGCAGCTGTTCGAAGCCGTCGGCTTGTCCGAGGAAGTGGTTGGCCTGAGTTTCCGTGGTGTGGCCAGCCGCCTCAAGGGCGCGCGTTTTGTCGACATCGAGAACGAGCAGAAACTGCTCGCCGCCGAAGCCTGGAGCCCGCGCAAGCCGATCCAGCAGGGTGGCCTGCTCAAGTTCGTGCATGGCGGTGAATACCACGCCTACAACCCGGATGTGGTTAACACTCTGCAGGCTGCTGTGCAGCAGGGCGACTACGCCAAATTCAAGGAATACACCGCGCTGGTCGACACCCGTCCGGTCTCGATGATCCGCGACCTGCTCAAGGTCAAAGTCGCCGAGCAGCCGCTGACTCTGGAAGAAGTCGAGCCGCTGGAAGCGATCCTCAAGCGCTTCGACTCTGCCGGTATCTCCCTGGGTGCACTGTCTCCGGAAGCCCATGAAGCCTTGGCCGAGGCGATGAACCGCCTGGGTGCGCGCTCCAACTCTGGTGAGGGCGGCGAAGACCCAGCGCGCTACGGCACCATCCGTAGCTCCAAAATCAAACAAGTGGCCACCGGCCGTTTCGGGGTCACTCCGGAATACCTGGTCAACGCTGAAGTGCTGCAGATCAAGGTGGCCCAAGGTGCCAAGCCGGGTGAAGGTGGTCAGCTGCCTGGTGGCAAGGTCAACGGCCTGATCGCCAAGCTGCGTTATGCCGTGCCGGGTGTGACCCTGATCTCGCCACCGCCGCACCATGACATCTACTCGATCGAAGACCTGTCGCAGCTGATTTTCGACCTCAAGCAGGTCAACCCGCAGGCGCTGGTTTCGGTCAAGCTGGTGGCAGAAGCGGGCGTTGGTACCATCGCCGCTGGTGTGGCCAAGGCCTACGCTGACCTGATCACCATCTCTGGCTACGACGGTGGTACCGGCGCTTCGCCGCTGACCTCGATCAAGTACGCCGGTGCGCCGTGGGAACTGGGCTTGGCTGAAACCCACCAGACCCTGCGTGGCAACGACCTGCGCGGCAAGGTGCGGGTGCAGACCGACGGTGGCCTGAAAACCGGCCTGGACGTTATCAAGGCAGCCATCCTCGGTGCCGAGAGCTTCGGCTTCGGCACCGCACCGATGATTGCGTTGGGCTGCAAATACCTGCGCATCTGCCACCTGAACAACTGCGCCACCGGTGTTGCCACGCAGAACGACAAGCTGCGCAAGGACCACTACATCGGCACCGTCGACATGGTGGTGAACTTCTTCACTTACGTCGCTGAAGAGACCCGTGAATGGCTGGCCAAGCTCGGTGTACGTAGCCTCGGCGAGCTGATCGGGCGTACTGATCTGCTGGAAATGCTCCCTGGCGAAACCGAGAAGCAAAAGCACCTCGACCTCAGCCCGCTGCTGGGCAGCCCGCACGTGCCGGCAGACAAGCCACAGTTCTGTGAAGTTGACCGCAACCCGCCGTTCGACAAGGGTGTGCTGGCCGAGAAGATGGTCGACATGGCGCTGCCAGCCATTCGAGATATGTCCGGTGCCGAGTTTGATCTGGATATCTGCAACTGCGACCGTTCCATCGGCGCGCGGATTTCCGGCGAAATCGCTCGTCTGCACGGCAACCAAGGCATGGCCAAGGCGCCAATTACCTTCCGCTTCAAGGGTACCGCTGGCCAGAGCTTCGGCGTGTGGAACGCCGGTGGCCTGAACATGTACCTCGAAGGTGATGCCAACGACTACGTCGGCAAAGGCATGACCGGTGGCAAGCTGGTAATCGTGCCGCCTGCGGGCAGCCCGTTTGCTACCCAGCACAGCGCCATTGTCGGCAATACCTGCTTGTATGGCGCCACTGGCGGCAAGCTGTTCGCCGCGGGTACTGCGGGCGAGCGCTTTGCTGTACGTAACTCTGGTGCCCACGCGATTGTCGAGGGCACAGGCGATCACTGCTGTGAATACATGACCGGTGGTTTTGTCTGCGTACTGGGCAAGACAGGTTACAACTTCGGCTCTGGCATGACCGGCGGTTTCGCTTACGTGCTGGACATGGACAACAGCTTCGTTGACAAGCTCAACCATGAACTGGTGGAAATCCAGCGCATCAGCGGCGAAGCGATGGAGGCGTACCGTAGCCACCTGTCGCGCGTTCTGGGCGAGTACGTTGAAGAAACCGGTAGCGAATGGGGCCGTGAGCTCTGGGAAAACCTGGACGACTACGTGCGTCGCTTCTGGCTGGTCAAGCCGAAGGCGGCAAACCTGAAGAACCTGTTGTCCAGCACCCGTGCCAACCCGCAGTGA